The genomic stretch GGTTGTACCCGTGTATCTTTCCATCATCACCATTCTTATCCTCGTACTTTTTTTAGGCGCAACGGTGAAAGGCGCCCAGAGCTGGTTTGACTTCGGAAATTTTTCTTTTCAGCCTTCCGACCCTGCGAAGCTGGCGCTCATCCTCATTCTTTCAAAATATTTCAGCCGCCGGCATGTGGAAATCGCGCATATCAGACATATTCTTGTGTCAGGATTTTACGCACTCGTTTTATTTCTGCTTGTTTTTTTCCAGCCTGATTTTGGTTCAAGCATCATCATATTTTTTTTGTGGTTAGGTATGGTGCTTGTGTCGGGAATTTCCAAGCAGCACCTTCTTATTGTCTTGCTGCTTGGCTTGACCGTTTTTTCCATACTTTGGTTTTATGTCTTTGAGAATTATCAGAAACAACGAATTCTCACTTTCATACACCCTCTTACCGATATCCAAGGTGCCGGGTATAACGCGTACCAATCAACGATTGCTGTCGGTTCGGGAGAATTATGGGGAAAGGGTATCGGATATGGTACCCAATCAAAATTGCAGTTTCTGCCCGAGTACGAAACGGACTTTATTTTTGCCGCGTTTGCCGAAGAATGGGGCTTTATAGGGACGCTTTTGCTTTTTTCTTTATATGCTCTTTTGTTTGGGCGTATTATCGTGAATGCCGTTCATGGCGCGACAAACTTTGAAACACTCTTTGGTTTTGGCGTTGCCATTCTCTTTATGAGTCATTTTATTATCCATATCGGAATGAATATAGGACTTCTGCCGGTAACGGGGGTTACGGTCCCTTTTATGAGTTATGGTGGCAGTCATCTTCTTACCGAATATGCATCTCTCGGCATTCTCATGGGGATGAGGCGTTATCGAAGTACCATCCATAAAGAGGCGATGCAGAACGAATTGCTTGGGGTGGGGGGCTAGGACAGATATAGTGAAACGGTTTTTCCTACCATGGTTTCGAAAGAAAACTCTTCTTGTACGTGTTTTTGTATAGCTGTACCCAAATTCCTTCGCTTTTCTTCATCCGATAATAAGGTCTCCAGAGCATTTTTTAATGCCTCATTGTCTCTGGGCTTTACGGCAATACCGAAGTTTTCATTGGGAATGATGTCGGAGATTGCACCAACATCTGTTGCAATCAAAGGCAGGCCGGCAAGTCCCGCTTCAAGAAGTGTATAGGGAAGTCCTTCCTTAAGGGAAGGAAGGACGAAAATATCAAACGCTTTGAGGTATTTGTATGCATTTTCTTTAAAGCCCAGCATTTTGTAACCGTAATAAAGAGAATTGCCTAATATTTTTTCTGCCCTGTCTACAATGTGTGTTTTTTGTTCACCGTCTCCTATAATTGCGAGAACCAATTTTTCTTTTTGCAAATCTTCGGTTGCTTTTATAAGTTGTAGATAATTTTTATTTGGGGTTAGTTCACCTATAGAACCGATTGTAAGAGCATCTTGAGGGATGGTGAGTTCTTGTCGCGCTTTTTCACGGGATAAAAATTCAAGAGTTTTAATACCATTTTTCACAAGCACGACTTTTCCTGAAATAAAGGGCATACGGATCGCATCTTTCCGTTCCTGCTCCCCGATAACGATTACATGCGTGGACAATAGAGCAGATAACCAACTTAGCTTCCACAGGATAACACGAACAATAAAAGACCGGCTCTCATTAAAAGGCCATCCGTGAACGGTAAAAATTATTTTTTTTACCCCCGTCAATCGTGCCGCAAGCGCACCAACTCCTCCCGCCTTTGAGCTATTGAGATGAATAACGTCGGGTTTCTCCTTTTTAATTATTGTGACAAGTTCAAAAAAGGCTTTGATTTCATGGATGAGAGAAATGTCTCTCAAAAAGTTTTTTATAAAAACAATTTTTATTCCCGCATCCTCGAGGCGGTTTTTTAAAAGTCCGCCTTCCGCATTTTTTTCTCCGGAACCTCCTAATGCTACACAGACCTCAAATCTGTCTTTGGGGAGGGAAGTAGCCAAGTCATATACGTATTTTTGCGCACCACCCCAATTACTTTTGGTTACTACATATAAAATCTTCTTTTTTTGAATGGTTTCCATTGTGAGTTACTCTAAGAATTTTTCCAATTAAATCAAGACATCCCTTAATTTAAACTCTATTATAGCGCCTTTTCTTTAGGCGTTTTTTGGTATAGTATACGTAGCGTTTTCCAATATTTCCCCGTATGAACTGGAACAGCAGAAAAGAAACAATACGCCTTTTTGTGGGAGACATAGCCCTTTTTCTCTTTTCCTTGTGGCTTATGCTTCTTTTCCGTTACGGAAATTTTCCGGACGGGGAACTTTTAATTGAACACCTTCTTCCTTTCTCCATACTTTTTATTGTTTGGATTCTTGTGTTTTTCATCGCCGGCTTGTATGAAAAACATACCCTTATCTTAAGAAACAAGCTCCCGACGGTTATTCTCAACACGCAAGCGGCCAATATTATTATTGCCGTTTTGTTCTTCTATTTCATACCGTATTTTGGCATTACCCCGAAAACGAACCTGTTCATTTATCTGTCCATTTCATTCTGGCTTATTTTTCTTTGGAGGCTCTACGGTTATTCGCTTTTTAATACTTCAAGAGAGAAACAAAATGCCGTTCTCATCGGAAGTGGGGACGAAATGAAAGAACTCAAACAGGAGGTCAATAACAACACCATGTATGACCTGCGTTTTATTTCTTCAATCGACCTTGACCAGATTGACAGTCTTGATTTCCAGGAAGACGTTCTGAATCTCGTGTATTCGGAAAATGTTTCGGTAATTGCCATTGACCTGCAAAATGAAAAAGTGGCGCCGATTTTACCGAGTTTGTACAATCTCATTTTTTCCAAAATCAAATTTATTGACATGCACAGAATCTATGAAGATATTTTCGACAGAGTACCACTCTCTCTTCTCAAATACAGTTGGTTTTTGGAAAATGTTTCTCTTTCGCCTCACGCCACATATGACGTACTCAAGCGCATTATGGACCTTGTGGTAAGCGTTATTGTGGGTGGGCTCTCTCTGCTTTTATACCCGTTTATTTTCATTGCGATAAAACTTGAAGATAACGGACCCGTTTTTTTTGTTCAAGAAAGAGCGGGGAAGAATAACGGCGTCATAAAGATAGTTAAGTTCAGAAGCATGAAAGCGCATCAGGAAAAAGATGGTATGGCGAAAAAAGAAAAAGTAACCCGCGTCGGAAATTTCCTTCGCAAGACCCGTCTCGACGAATTTCCCCAATTGTGGAACGTATTTGTCGGAGATCTCTCCATCATCGGGCCGCGCCCTGAAATCCCCGCCCTCGTAAAATTATACGAACAAGAAATTCCTTACTACAATATCCGTCACCTTATCAAACCCGGTCTTTCCGGTTGGGCGCAGTTGTATCAAGAAACTCCTCCGAAATTTACCGTGGGGTATGGCGAAACAAAAACAAAACTTTCTTATGATTTGTATTACATCAAAAACCGCTCCTTTATTCTTGATATAAAAATAGGGCTCAAAACATTAAGCCGGCTTCTATCCAAAAGCGGGGTGTAAATATTGATTTTTGTTTTAGGAACGAATAGTATATATCCACAATGTTACGTACCAGAATTTTTGCGGCACTCATCCTTATTCTTGGCCTTGCCTTGGGTTTTCTTATCTATTCGACCGAACAACCCAACGGTCGTTTTGCGTTCACCTTGGGACTTGATCTTAACGGGGGAACCCGTCTTGTCTATGATGCCGATACCGCCTCGCTTGACGGGGGAGACACTGCCGATTCTTTATCCGTACTTAAAGAAGTTATCGAACGTCGCGTCAATCTTTTCGGTGTATCCGAACCGCTTGTCCAGGTTGAGCGGTCGGTTGATGGCGGTACAAACCGCCTTGTGGTGGAACTTCCCGGAATTACCGATGTCAATAAAGCGGTTGCGCTTATCGGTCAAACACCCCTTCTTGAATTCCGTCTGCTTGCGGACAATCTTCCGCAATCGGAAGAAGAAATTGCCAAATTGCCTGTTGATGAAATTTTTATTCCTACCGGTCTTACCGGAAAATACCTGAAACGGGCGCAGATTATTTTTAATAACGACCAGGCGGGCGTTCCCGGCGAATCGGCGGTTCTCATTGAATTTAACGATGAAGGAAAAAAACTATTTGCCACGATTACGCGTGAACACGTCGGAAAAACCCTTGCCATTTTCCTTGACGGTTCTCCCATTTCTACGCCGGTTATCAGAGAAGAAATTTCCGATGGGGTAGCGCAGGTTTCCGGAAGTTTTACTCCCACGCAAGCCCGCGACCTTGTCCGCAACCTGAATTACGGAGCATTGCCGGTTCCGATTGAACTTATATCAACGCAAAAGGTGGGTGCCTCACTGGGAGAAAATGCTGTGCAAAAAGACATTGAAGCGGGTTTTGTTTCTTTTGCCGTTATCTCACTGTTTCTGTTGGCGTGGTACCGTCTCCCGGGTCTTTTGGCTGTAGTTGCCCTGGCTATCTACACCGCCATCATGCTCATGCTTTTCAAACTGATTCCCGTAACGTTGACCGCTGCGGGCATTGCAGGTTTCATTTTATCCATTGGAGTGGCGGTTGACGCAAACATTCTCATATTTGAGCGAATGAAGGAGGAATTTAAAAAGGGCAGTAATAGTGTCGACGGCGTCATTAGAGAAGGTTTCTCCCGCGCGTGGACTTCAATTCGTGACTCAAACCTCTCAAGTCTTATTACCGCCGTTATTCTTTATTGGTTTAGCAATACTTCAATCGTTAAAGGTTTTGCGCTTATCCTCGGCATTGGAGTTCTTGTTAGCATGTTTACCGCCATTACCATTACTAGAACATTTCTATTGGCGTTGAGTCACAAAAAACGTGAGGGTGTTATGAGATTTTTATTCAGTACCGGGCTCAGTACCAAATAACATATGTTTATAGTCAAAAACAGAAAATTCTTTTATATCTTTTCGGGGCTCCTCTCGCTGTTATCGATTGTAGTAATTTTTATGTAC from bacterium encodes the following:
- the rodA gene encoding rod shape-determining protein RodA, with amino-acid sequence MKGFFSHLLNIDWFLFSSSFAIAVMGLITMNSFVGESYFFEKQIFWLVLSVCVFYALSFIDFRFLRRTEVVVPVYLSIITILILVLFLGATVKGAQSWFDFGNFSFQPSDPAKLALILILSKYFSRRHVEIAHIRHILVSGFYALVLFLLVFFQPDFGSSIIIFFLWLGMVLVSGISKQHLLIVLLLGLTVFSILWFYVFENYQKQRILTFIHPLTDIQGAGYNAYQSTIAVGSGELWGKGIGYGTQSKLQFLPEYETDFIFAAFAEEWGFIGTLLLFSLYALLFGRIIVNAVHGATNFETLFGFGVAILFMSHFIIHIGMNIGLLPVTGVTVPFMSYGGSHLLTEYASLGILMGMRRYRSTIHKEAMQNELLGVGG
- a CDS encoding glycosyltransferase family 4 protein, with product METIQKKKILYVVTKSNWGGAQKYVYDLATSLPKDRFEVCVALGGSGEKNAEGGLLKNRLEDAGIKIVFIKNFLRDISLIHEIKAFFELVTIIKKEKPDVIHLNSSKAGGVGALAARLTGVKKIIFTVHGWPFNESRSFIVRVILWKLSWLSALLSTHVIVIGEQERKDAIRMPFISGKVVLVKNGIKTLEFLSREKARQELTIPQDALTIGSIGELTPNKNYLQLIKATEDLQKEKLVLAIIGDGEQKTHIVDRAEKILGNSLYYGYKMLGFKENAYKYLKAFDIFVLPSLKEGLPYTLLEAGLAGLPLIATDVGAISDIIPNENFGIAVKPRDNEALKNALETLLSDEEKRRNLGTAIQKHVQEEFSFETMVGKTVSLYLS
- a CDS encoding exopolysaccharide biosynthesis polyprenyl glycosylphosphotransferase; this encodes MNWNSRKETIRLFVGDIALFLFSLWLMLLFRYGNFPDGELLIEHLLPFSILFIVWILVFFIAGLYEKHTLILRNKLPTVILNTQAANIIIAVLFFYFIPYFGITPKTNLFIYLSISFWLIFLWRLYGYSLFNTSREKQNAVLIGSGDEMKELKQEVNNNTMYDLRFISSIDLDQIDSLDFQEDVLNLVYSENVSVIAIDLQNEKVAPILPSLYNLIFSKIKFIDMHRIYEDIFDRVPLSLLKYSWFLENVSLSPHATYDVLKRIMDLVVSVIVGGLSLLLYPFIFIAIKLEDNGPVFFVQERAGKNNGVIKIVKFRSMKAHQEKDGMAKKEKVTRVGNFLRKTRLDEFPQLWNVFVGDLSIIGPRPEIPALVKLYEQEIPYYNIRHLIKPGLSGWAQLYQETPPKFTVGYGETKTKLSYDLYYIKNRSFILDIKIGLKTLSRLLSKSGV
- the secD gene encoding protein translocase subunit SecD; protein product: MLRTRIFAALILILGLALGFLIYSTEQPNGRFAFTLGLDLNGGTRLVYDADTASLDGGDTADSLSVLKEVIERRVNLFGVSEPLVQVERSVDGGTNRLVVELPGITDVNKAVALIGQTPLLEFRLLADNLPQSEEEIAKLPVDEIFIPTGLTGKYLKRAQIIFNNDQAGVPGESAVLIEFNDEGKKLFATITREHVGKTLAIFLDGSPISTPVIREEISDGVAQVSGSFTPTQARDLVRNLNYGALPVPIELISTQKVGASLGENAVQKDIEAGFVSFAVISLFLLAWYRLPGLLAVVALAIYTAIMLMLFKLIPVTLTAAGIAGFILSIGVAVDANILIFERMKEEFKKGSNSVDGVIREGFSRAWTSIRDSNLSSLITAVILYWFSNTSIVKGFALILGIGVLVSMFTAITITRTFLLALSHKKREGVMRFLFSTGLSTK